The following is a genomic window from Opitutus sp. GAS368.
TTGAACTTCACCACGGCGCGCTCCGGGATCACGACCTCGGTCTCGGGTTTGTTCGGATTGCGGCCCACCCGGGCCTTCCGGACCTGCACCTCGAGGACGCCGAAGTTGCGGAGCTCGACGTTGCGGCCGGCTGCAAGTGCATCCATGACAATATCGAGCGTCATTTGCACCGTGTCTTGAATTTGCTTCTGCGGGAAACCGGTCTTCTCGTAGATTTCGAGCACGATCTCACGTTTGGTCAGGTTGGTCGACATGGCTGGGCGTGGGTTGAAATTTTTGGTGTGCTAAGGCTTACAGCCGCAAATAATTCACTACCCTGTGCTTGCGTCAACCGCAAAGCCGCACAAAGCCTAGGGCTTAACCATGCCCGATCCGAAGGCTGTAAACAGCATGTTTGCCCGTATTGCGGGCCGCTATGACCTCGCCAACCACCTCCTGAGCGGGGGCGTGGACTATTGGTGGCGCCAGCGACTCGTGCGGGCCGTCCACGACACCCGTCCGGGAGCTGTTCTCGACCTGGCCACAGGGAGTGGCGACGTGGCCTTTGCCTTGGCCGACGGACTGCCGGCGGGCACCCGGATCACCGGAATGGACTTCTGTGAACCGATGCTTGAAGAAGCCGTAAAAAAACGCGCCGATAGCCCCCGGTGGACCGCCATTGAGTTTCGGCACGGCGACGGCCTGGCTCTGCCTCTGCCTGACGGGTCGTTTGATGCCGTCACGATTTCCTTCGGGCTGCGCAACATGGCTGACCGCCACCAAGCCTTGGGCGAGATGCGCCGGGTGCTGCGGCCTGGCGGCCGGCTGTTCCTGCTGGAATTCTCCCAACCTTTCTTCTGGTTCCGGCCGTTCTACTACGCCTATCTGAAGTTCGTGCTGCCCGCCGTCGCCGCGGTCGTGACAGGCGATCGCTCGGCCTATGAATATCTCTGTGGTTCGATCGGGCTGTTTCCTGACCGGGCGGGCATCGCCGCGGAGATCCGTCAGGCCGGTTTCAGTTCAGTCGCCGCGACGCCCATGACGTTCGGCATCGTCGCCCTGCACGTCGCGCAAGTTTAGGGTCGCCGCTAGTCGGCGGACCGCTTCGCGAATTGAACACGGCCCGGCGCCAAGCACCGGCCCGGCATTCAAATAGCAATTCAGTTGAACGATTTCCCGCAGCCGCAGGTGCTCTGCGCATTGGGATTCTTGATCTCGAAGCCCTTGCCGTGGAGGCCGTCGTCAAAGTCGATGCTGCAGCCAGTGAGGTAGGCGAGGCTGGTTGGATCCACCAGCACCTGCACGCCTTCGCTCTCGAACACGTTGTCGTCCGCCTTGGGCAGGTCGAAGGACATGCCGTATTCGAAGCCCGAGCAGCCGCCGCTTTCCACGAACACGCGCAGTTGCTTCGCGGCATCGGCCTGCGCCGTGCGCATCGTCTGCACCTGGCGGGCGGCGCGGTTGGAAAGGGTGACCATGGGCGCAACCTAGGCGCGTCACCCCGGCTGTCAACCGGCGCTTCCAACCGGCCGGCGCCAGCCCATAGCAGGAAGTGTGCAATTTAGCGCATGAGTTCTTGCCACACAGGAAACCGGCCGTTTTTGTGAGGCCGTGCCCACGCCCGCCCTCAAGCACATCTTCAACGAACTCCAATACGAGCTGACCAACAAGCTCGCCGAAGGCGGCATGGGCCTGGTCTACGAGGCCGTGCAAAAGGGCACGGGCAACTTCCGCAAGGCCGTCGCCATCAAGCTCATTCGCGAGGAGTATTCCAGCATCCCGGAGTTCCAGAAGAATTTCATCGGCGAGGCCCGGCTGGTGGCTGACCTCATCCACACCAACATCGTCCAGACCTACCACCTCGGCCAGATTGGCGGACAATATTTCATGACGATGGAGTTCGTCCATGGCGTGAACCTGGAACAGTTCATAGACCGCCACATCGAGCTGGGCCGGCAGGTGCCGATCGACATGGCGGTCTTCATCGCCTCCCGCGTCTGCCGCGGACTCAGCTACGCCCACGCCAAGCGCGACACCGAGGGCCGCCTGGTCGGCATCGTCCACCGCGACGTCAACCCGAAGAACGTCATGCTCGCCATCGAGGGCGACGTGAAGCTCACGGACTTCGGCATCGCGAAGGCTCTCGACCTGATGTATAACGAGGAAGGCAAGGTGATCCCGGGCAAGGACGAGTATCTTTCGCCCGAGGGTGCCAGCTACGCCGTCACCGACGGCCGCTCCGACCTCTTCCCGCTCGGCATCGTCCTGACCGAAATCCTGCTGGGCAAAAACATCTTCCGGGGCGCCACCCGCGTGGAGTCGCGCCGCAACATCCTCACGCTGCCCATCCCGGACTTCCACACGCTCCGCGCCGACATCGACCCCAAGCTCGACGCCATCCTCCACCGGGCCTTGGAGCGCGACCGCGACAAGCGCTACCAATCCGCCTTCGAGATGCTCACCGACCTCGAGATGTATCTCTACAGCGACCGTTACGGCCCGACCAACGAGAAGCTGGCCGTCTACCTCGCCGAAGTCTTTCCCCCCGCCAAACCCGGCTCCAACCCCGCCGTCCCGACCTCCGCCCTACCCCGCGTGTCCACGCTCGAAAGCCAGAGGTAACCCCTTGCGCGCATGAGCGGCCCCGGACTCAACCAGAGCTTCCACCAGAGGCAGACGCAGCAGCTTGTGCTGGCGCCACAGATGCGCCAGTCGCTGAAGATCCTGCAGGTCGCGGCGCTCGACCTGCGCGCCACCGTCCAGGAGGAGCTGCAGTCCAACCCGACCCTCGAGGAGCTGCCGATGGACGATGTCAGCCTCGAGAAGGAGGCGGGCAACGGGGACGACAACGCGACGCCCGCCGACGATCCCCGCGAGGAGATGGATTTTTCCAAGGATTTCCAGGTGCTCGAGAAAATCGGGCAGGATTGGAAGGACCACCTTTCCGACGCCGGCGGGGTGCGCCAGACCTCGAGCGAGGAGGACGAGCGCCGCCAGCACTTCTTCGACTCGCTGACCACCGAGACCTCGCTGCAGGAGCACCTCATGGGCCAGGCCGAGCAGTCCGACTCCCCGCCCCCGGTGCTCACGGCCCTGCGCTTCCTCGTCGGCAGCCTCGATGACCGCGGCTACCTCACCTCGACGCTCTCCGACCTCGCCCTGCTGGCCAACCTGCCGCTGTCGACGATGCAGGAGGCCGCCAAGCTGCTGAAGACCTTCGAACCGGCCGGCATCGGCGCCGAAAGCCTCGCCGACTGCCTGCTCATCCAGCTCGCCCAGAAGGGCCGCGAGAAATCCGTGGCGGCCCGCATCATCCGCGACCACTTCGACCTGCTGGTCCGCCGCCGCATCCCCGACCTGGCCCGCAAGACCGGCCTCGCCCCCGAGGTCATCCAGGAGGCCATCGAGGAGATCGGCACCCTTGACCCCGCGCCCGGCCGGCGCTTCGCCGACGATGCCAACCGTGTGGTCGTGCCCGATGTCACCGTCGAGAAGGATGGCGAGGAGTGGAAGATAATCCTCAACCAGGACTACATCCCGCGCCTGCGGCTGAGCAACACCTACAAGGAGCTCATCGCGAAGGGCAAGCTGAGCAAACAGGAGGGCGACTATCTCCGCGAAAAGCTGCGCTCGGGCAAGTTCATCATCAATGCCATCGAGCAGCGCCAGCGCACGATCGAGCGCATCACCCGCGAGATCATCAAGCACCAGGGCGAGTTCTTCGCGGAGGGCGTCGCGAAGCTGAAGCCGCTCACGATGACGCAGATTGCGGACATCATCGGCGTGCACGAGACGACCGTCAGCCGCGCGCTGGCCAACAAATACATCAAGACCCCGCACGGCGTCTTCGAGATGAAGTTCTTCTTCACCTCGGGCTACCAGTCGGACGCCGGCGAGGCGGTCGCCAACACCAGCGTGAAGGAGATGATCGCCGACATCATCGCCAGCGAGGACCCGGGCAAGCCCCTCAGCGACCAGGAAATCGTCGGCCTGTTGGAAGCCAAGGGCCTGAAGATCGCCCGCCGGACCGTTGCGAAATACCGCGAGGAACTCGGCCTGCTGCCGAGCAACCTGCGCCGGCGGTATGATTGATCGCGTTGTTTTCTTTGTAGGGCCGGTGCTTGTCGCCGGGCCGCGAAGAACGCCCGGCGTGGTCCACCGGCAAGCGGCGACCCTACATTTGCCTCACGCCGAGCGGCTCGCGGCCGTCTGGTCGTGGAGCTTGGCCGCTTCCAGCACCGTCTTGACCAGCTCCGGCAGCGACACGGGTTTGAGCAGATAGCGGTAAAGCGCGGCCTCGTTCACGCTGCGCAGCAGCATCTCGGGCTTCATGTAGCCCGTGACGAGCACGCGCTGCATTTCGGGATATTCTTCCCGGGCGTCGACGAGAAAGCTCAGGCCGTTGCCGCCCGGCATCAGGTGGTCGCACACGACAACCTTGAAGGCCTTCTTGTGGAGGATGTATCCGGCCTCCCGGGTGCTGGTGGCCAGCACGCACTCGAAATGGGGGGAAAGCGCCTCGGCGAACAACTCGATCAGCGGCTTTTCATCATCGATCAGCAGCACTGCGCCCAGCTTGGGCTTGGTGATGGCCGGTTCGGTGGTTGGGGCGGTCGACACGCCCAAAACAGTGCTTCACTGCCCACTCTTGGCAAACCCAAATCGCCGGTTGCTTGCCGGTGACCGGTTTTGGTTTGCGTGCCCCCGCAGTGGCGTATTTTTTTGGCAGGCACTGGCATGGACAACCCCGATTTGCACGCCGCCGCCCGCGCCGGCTCCCTCTCCGCGTCACCTGCCGCCCTTACGGCGGAGGCCCTGGCCAAGGGCAATGCCTCGGGCAACACCCCCTTGCACATCGCCGCGAAATACGGCCATCTCGACCAGGTCCCGGCCACCTTTCTCACCGGTGAGAACCTCCTGCGCAAGAACGACGCCGGCTACACCCCGCTCCACCTCGCCGCCCGGCACGGGCACCTCCGGCAGGTCCCGGCCGCCCTGCTCACCCGCGAACACCTGCTCATCCGCTCCAATAGCGGCTACACTCCGCTCCACCAGGCCGCCGCCGGCGCCTCGCTCGACCAGTTGCCGGCCGGCCTGCTCACCACCGACCTGGTGCTGACCAAGACCGACACGGGCAACACGCTGTTGCACGAGGCCGCCGAGCACGGCACGCTCGACCGCTTCCCCGCCACTTTCCTCACCGCCGCCACGCTCACCACGGCCAACATCAGCGGCGAGACCGTGCTGCATGTCGCCGTCTTCAACGGCCACCTCGACCAGGTCCCGCGCGCCCTGCTCACGGCGGAGAACATGCTGACCAAGACCTCGAACCACGACACCTGCCTGCACGCCGCCGCCATCTCCGGCCATCTCGACCAGATTCCCGCCGAGATCCTCACCCACGACAATCTCGTGCTGCCCAGCAAGTCGGGCCACACGCCGATCCACGCGGCCGCCGAGTCCGGTTACATCCACCAGATCCCGCGCGAACACCTGACCGTCGACCTGCTCATCAGCCGCAACGACTTTGGCGACACGCCGCTGCACGCCGCCGCCGTCGAGGGCCACCTCAAGGAGATCCCGCGCGAGTTCCTGAACCGCGCGACGCTGCTCATCCGCAATTACAATGGCGGCACGCCCATCGGCGCCGCCATCCGCTACGGCCACGCCGACCAGCTGCCGGCGGAGTTCATCCCCAAGCCGCCGAGCGCCTTCCAGAAATTCCTCTACCAGCTCGGCGTCTCCCGCCCGCCTTTCGGCTAGACCACGCCGGGCGGTTGTGACACAGCCCCGGGTTGTCACCGGCACGAAACGTGCCTCTGCTGTCCATTCCCTCCCCTTAACCGCATGAACACCACCATCACCGCCATCACCGCGCGCGAGATCATCGACTCCCGCGGCAATCCCACCGTCGAGGTCGACGTCAAGCTCGCCAGCGGCGCCTTCGGCCGCGCCGCCGTGCCCTCGGGCGCCTCCACCGGCGAGCACGAGGCCATCGAGCTTCGCGACGGCGACAAGGCCCGCTACGGCGGCAAGGGCACCCTCAAGGCCGTCGCCAACGTAAAGGGCAAGATCGCCCCCGCGCTGCTCGGCTTCGACGCCTTCGACCAGCTCGGCGTTGACCGCGCCATGCTCAAGCTCGATGGCACGCCCACCAAGTCAAAGCTCGGCGCCAACGCCATCCTCGGCGTCTCCCTCGCCACCGCCAAGGCCGCCGCCGCCGCGTCCGGCGTCCCGCTCTACAAATACCTCGGCGGCCCGAACGCCAAGGTCCTGCCCGTGCCGCTCATGAACATCATGAACGGCGGCGCGCACTCCGACGCCCCGATCGACTTCCAGGAATTCATGATCGTGCCGAGGAACTTCGACACCTTCGCCGAGGCCCTCCGCGCCGGCGCCGAGGTCTTCCACTCGCTCAAGAAGGTCCTCAAGTCGAAGGGCCTCCAGACCGCCGTCGGTGACGAGGGCGGCTTCGCGCCGAACCTCGCCTCCACCACCGATGCGCTCGACGCCATCGCCGAGGCCGTGAAGGGCGCCGGCTACAAGCTCGGCAAGGACATCTTCCTCGCCCTCGACGTCGCCTCCTCCGAGTTCTACGTCAAGGAGTCCAAGACCTACGTCTTCAAGAAGTCCGACGGCCGTTCCTTCACCGGCGACCAGTTCGTCTCCTACTACAAGGATCTCGTCGCCAAATACCCGATCGTCTCGATTGAGGACGGCTGCGCCGAGAATGACTGGACCACCTGGAAGAAGCTCACCGACGCCATCGGCTCCAAGGTGCAGCTCGTGGGTGACGACCTCTTCGTCACCAACGTCGCGTTCCTCCAGAAGGGCATCGATACCGGCACGGCCAACTCGATTCTCGTCAAGGTCAACCAGATCGGCTCGCTCACCGAGACGCTCGACGCCATCGAGCTCGCGCAGAAAAACAAATACACGACCATCATCTCGCACCGCTCGGGCGAAACCGAGGATGTGACCATCGCCGACATCGCCGTCGCCACCAACGCGGGCCAGATCAAGACCGGCTCCGCGTCCCGCACCGACCGCGTCGCGAAATACAACCAGCTCCTCCGGATCGAGGAGGAACTGGGGGCCAGCGCCATCTATGGCGGCCGAATCTAAGGCTTGCCGCGGGCACGCGGCCTGCTATCGACTCCAGCCTACGAAGCCGACCTAACACCAAGCTTCGCCAACACACACCGGGAAAGGCCGGGCCGCAAGGTCCGGCCTTTTCTATTGGCGAAACCTCCGCCCGCGGCAAATGTCTGCACTGGTCCGACCTTCCACCCAAACCCAGCTCCCCCCGTGAACCACCTCCTTCTTCCCCGCCGCTTGCTTGTTCTTTTCGCCGTTAGCGCGGCCCTGCTGCTCCGCGCCGCCGAGCCGGCCAAACCCGTCGATCAGCCCAAACCGGCCGAACCGGCGAAGGCGGATCCGGCTCTCACTCCCGCGGACCAGGAGGTGCTCAAGCTGCCCAAGGTCGAGGTGACTTCCGCCCGCATCAAGGCCATCGACGCCGAGCTGAAGAAAATCGACAAGCAGATCGCCCGGGAGAAAAAGAACATCAAGGGGACCGACTTGGACAAATCGCTCAACAGCGACAAGCTCGCCAAGTCCGCCGCGATCTTCGGGGGCAACTCCGCCTCGCACATGGAGGCCGTGGCCGCCACCCGCGTCGCCCTGCTCGAGAACGAGCGCGAAATGCTCGAGCGACTCAAGTTTCCCCGGACCGAGGAAGACAAGGCCCTGATCGAAAAGGAACTGGAGAACATCCGGAAGACCCGCCGCGAGCTCGACGACGCCGCCAAGCAGCGGTGAGGCGATTCTCCTGCCTTTGGGAGGGCCCGCGTCCCTGCGGGCCGCGACTGGGTTGAACGGTCCGCAGGGACGCGGACCCTCCACTACTCCACCCGCAGGATATACCCGCGGAGGTATTCGCTCTCGGGCATCGTCACCAGCACCGGATGGTCCGCCGGTTGGTGGCAGAATTCCAACACGTGCACGCGCCGCTTCGCATCGGCCGCGGCCTCGGCGAGGATCTCGCGCAGCTGGGCGTCCTGCATGTGGTGCGAACAGGTGTAAGTCGCCAGCACCCCGCCGGACATGAGGGACTTCATCGCCCGGAGGTTGAGCTCCTTGTAGCCGCGCAGGGCGCCTTCCAGCGCCGACTTCGATTTCGCGAACGGCGGCGGGTCGAGAATGATCAGGTCCCATGCCGGCGCGGCGTCGCGCTGCGCCGTGAACCAGTCGAAGACATTCGCCCCGGTGAACTCCGCCTTCAGACCGTTGCGGTCGGCGTTTTTCTTGGCCTGCCCGACGGCGTCGAAGGCGCTGTCGAGCCCGAGCACGCTCGCCGCCCCGGCCTTGGCGCAGTGCAGCGCAAACGAGCCCTGGTTGCAAAACGCATCGAGCACGCGCTTGCCCGCGGCGTATTTCGCCACCACCGCATGCTGGAGGCGTTGATCGAGATAAAATCCCGTCTTCTGCCCGCCCTGCAGGTCGAGCCAGTAGTCGAGGCCGTCGATCTTCACCCAGCGCGGAGCCCACGCCGCGCCGGAACGCGTGTGCACCTCGCTGGGCAGGCCCTCGAGTTTCCGGATGTTGGCATCGTTGCGGAAAATGATCTCCTTGGCGCCGGTCAGCTCGGCCAGCAGGTCGCCGAGAGCCGCCGCGCGCTTCTCCATCGCCAGCGTCTGGATCTGCACCACCAGTGTGTCGCCGAACTGGTCCGCCACCACGCCGGGCAGGTCGTCGGACTCGGACCAGACGAGGCGCTGGAAAGGTAGGGCGCGGACCCCGCTCCGCGCCACATCCCCGGCGGGCAAGGGACTGCCCGCCTCACCCTCGGCGCGCCGGTCAATTGCCTTCGTCAGCGCCGCGCGCAGATAGGCGGCATCGAGCGTCACCCGGTCCCGGCTCAGCCGTCGCCAGACGATCTGCGACTTGCTGTTGTAGATGCCCGTGCCAAGGAAGCGCCCGGTGCGATCGCGACATTCCACCACTTCGCCGTCGTGTTCGGCCGGCAGCAGGGCCTCGCATTCGTTGGCGAACACCCAGGGGTGGCCGCCGAGCACGCGGGAAGTGGCGTTGGGCTTGAGCTTGAGGCTGGCGGACATGCCCGGACTCTCCGGGGGTTTGCCGGAGCTTAGAAGCTCAAAATGATGCCGGCGCCGCCGCGGCGCCCATTCTCAGCCCGTGCGTTCCCACTCGCCCTCGGCCGGATCGCCATAAACCAAGGTTTGCGGCGCCAACTCCGCCTCCAACGCAAAACGATTGGCCCGCTCCGCCCTTTGCCGTGCCGCCCCGACCCTGACCGCCAGGACCAAAAGACTGGCGGCGTGTATCAGGCATCCGACCAAGGCCAAGAAAGTCCAAGCATTCATTGTGCGGAAGTGCGTGTGTCCTTCGGTTCAGGCCGCCAGTTGCGGGTCATCCGGTTTCCGTCGCCCTGAGGCCTGGCGTCGATCCGTGAAGGCATCGTAGTAAGACGGCTGGTTCGGGCGGCTCGTCCGGCGCTCTACGTGCGCCTTGTCTGCGGCGGACTGATAGCGGTCCAAAAGCGCCAGCATGCCAAGCGCGAGCGCGGAGAAAAGGATGACGATGGCGGCGAGAAGCATGGGAGATGGTTGGGTTGTAGGCTCAATCTACATGAAAATGCCTGATTGGCCTATCCGGCTCCGGCCGTAACCTGACCTACGGGAACCCCGTAGTGTAAAAACACCCTCTGGTCGGCCCGATTGGGGACCGCGGCGCCCGATCTTCAGAAAAGGCTTTCCCTCCGGGCCTTTGCGGCTTTGCGTGACCCCTTCATGTCCACGCCTGCCCAGGAAATCGCCCGCCGCCGCACCTTTGCGATCATTTCGCACCCAGATGCGGGCAAGACGACCCTGACCGAGAAGTTCCTGCTCTACGGCAACGCCATCCACCTCGCCGGCGCCGTCAAGGACCGCAAGAACCAGCGGGCCACCGCGTCTGACTGGATGGAGCTGGAGAAGCAGCGCGGAATTTCCATCTCCTCCACCGTCCTCCAGTTCGACTACGCCGGCTGCGCCGTGAACCTCCTCGACACCCCGGGCCACAAGGACTTCTCCGAGGACACCTATCGCGTGCTTACCGCGGTCGACGCCGCCTTGATGGTCATCGACGCCGCCAAGGGCGTCGAGACGCAGACGCGCAAACTCTTCGAAGTCTGCCGTCGCCGCGGCGTGCCCATCTTCACGTTCATGAACAAGTGCGACCGGCCCACGCGCAGCCCGATCGACCTGCTCGACGAACTCGAGAACGTCCTCGGCCTGCAGTCGTCGCCCGTCATCTGGCCGCTCGGCAACGGCCCGACCTTCAAGGGGGTCTTCGACCGCCGCTCCAAGGAGGTCCACCTTTTCGAGCGCGTCCCGGGTGGCAAGTTCCAGGCGCCGGTCAACGTCACCTCGCTCGATGACGACGCCGTCCGCAGCAAGCTCGACGACTACACCTTGGAGCAGGTGAAGGACCAGCTCGCGATGCTCGACGGCGCGGGCCATCCGTTCGACCTCAAGGCCGTGCAGGCCGGCCAGCAGACCCCCGTCTACTTCGGCTCCGCCGTGAACAATTTCGGCATCCAGCTCCTGCTTGACGGCTTCCTGAAGGACTCCGTGCCGCCCGCGCCACGCAAATCGGTCAGCATCACCGTGCCGGGATTCCCCCAGCCGACCACCGCCCGCGAGGTGCCGGTCGACGACCCGAAGTTCTCCGGCTTCATCTTCAAGATCCAGGCCAACATGGACGCGAAGCACCGCGACCGCATCGCCTTCTGCCGCATTTGCTCCGGCAAATTCGACCGCGACATGGTCGTCACTCACCAGCGGACTGGCAAGTCCGTCCGCCTCTCCTCCTCGCACAAGCTCTTCGGCCGCGAACGCGAGACGGTGGACGAGGCCTGGCCGGGCGACGTCATCGGCCTCGTCGGCCACAGCGAGTTCGGCATCGGCGACACGCTCACGCAGGACCGCAGCATCTGCTACGATGAGATCCCGCGCTTCCCGTCCGAGGTCTTCTCCTACATCGCCAACCCGAACACCGGCGACTCGAAGAAATACCGCGCCGGCCTCGAGCAGCTCCTGCAGGAGGGCGTCGTCCAGTCCTTCACCGCCAAGAGCGCCCCATCCGGCGCCACGCTGCTCGCCGCGGTCGGCCCGTTGCAGTTCGAGGTCGTGCAGTGGCGCCTCCAGAGCGAATACGGCGCCGAGTCCCGCCTCACGCCCGCGCCGTGGACGATGCTCCGCTGGGTCGAACCGCACCCGTTGCTCAAGGATCCGACCCGCCTCATCATCGCCACCGGCGTCAGCTTCGGCGCCGACAAGTTCGAGAATCCCGTTGTTCTTTTCCCCAACGAGTGGACCATGCGCTACTTTCAGGAGAAGAACCCCGAGCTGAAGCTCCACGCCCTGCCGCTGGAACAGACGAAATAACGGAGCCGACCGGCCTGCACCGGTGAGGCCGCTACCGTGACCCAAATGTAACATCCGGTGTCGGGGTCGCCATTGCCCTGCCGGCGATAGCCGGCATCGTTCGCGATCGACCCATGAAAATCAAGCTGTTCAACACCGATACCGAGTTTGTCAGTTATTCCGCCGGCCAGACGGTGTTTCGGGAGGGTGACGGCGGCGAGCTGATGTTCGCCGTCATCGAAGGCGCCGTGGAGATCCACATCAAGGGGAAGCTGGTGGAGACCATCGAGGCCGGCGGCGTTTTCGGCGAGATGGCGCTGATCGAATCGCGTCCGCGCATCGCCACCGCCCTGGTGAAGACGGACGCGAAGCTCGTGCCCGTCGACCGCAAGCGTTTCGAGTTTCTGGTGCAGCAGAGCCCGTTCTTTGCCCTGCAGCTGATGACGATCATGGCCGCGCGGTTGCGGCGGATGGACGAGAAGCTCTAGACCGGCCACAAGGAGGCGCATGTCCGCGTTAGGCCACGCCACGCAGGTTGACCGGAGGAGTAATGTGCGCCAAAATACCCGCATGAGACTCCGCCTGCTCGCCCTGCTCGGATTTGCCTGCTTTGCCTTCCTGCCGGCGGCGGAGCCTGCGCCGGCGGCCAATGTTGCCCCGGCCATCAAGCAGCCCGTCTTGGTGGCCGTCCATGGCGCCTGGGCCGGCGGCTGGCACTTCAAGAAAATCGCGCCGCTCCTCGAGGCGAAGGGCTGGAAGGTTTACCGGCCGTCCTTGAGCGGCCTGGGCGAGCACTTCAACACCGCCCGCACCGACATCGGTCTCGCCACGCACATCGACGACATCGTGAACCTGATCCTCTTCGAGGATTTGCACGACGTCATCCTCCTCGGCCACAGCTACGGCGGCATGGTCATCACGGGCGTCGCCGACCGCATCCCGGAGCGCATCGGCCGGCTCGTCTACCTCGATGCCTGCCTGCCGGTGGATGGCGAAAGTCTCCTCACCCTCCATAAACCGGGCGCGACGTTCGATCTGGATAAGATGACCAGGGACGGCTTCGTCATTCCCGACTGGGTCAAGCCCGGCAAACCCTTTCCCATCGACGTGCCCCATCCGCGCAAGACCTTCACCGATCCGATCGCGCTCAAGAATCAGGCCGCGGCGGCGAAAATCCCGGCGACCTACATCCTCACCGTCGATAAGGGCAAGCAGCCCGAGGAGGATGACTTCTATGCCGCTTCCGAGCGCGCCAGGGCCCGCGGCTGGCCGGTGATCATCATGGAAGCCGACCATAACCCGCAATGGCATCAGCCCGAGGCGCTGGCCAATCTGCTGCTGGACCTCCACTGAGCCGGCCCCCCGCCCGATGCGCCCGCAGTTCGACCACTCCCTCGGCCGGGCCAAGCCCGTGCATCGCCACCAATGGCTCTGGGAACCGCTGGAGATGGAACCGGGGTTTCTCCTGCGCTCGATGTTTGGCGCCAAGGCGGTCTATCTCGGAGGCAGGCTGATGTTCTGTTTCTGCGCTGGCGACGAACCCTGGCGCGGGATGCTGGTGAGCACCGACCGGGCGCGCCATGCCGCGCTGCAGGCGGAATTCCCCGAGCTCCGGCCCCATTCGATTTTGCCCAAGTGGCTTTACCTGCCGGAAACGTCCGAGCACTTCGAACGCACGGCCACCCGCCTCGTCACGCTGGCCCGCCGCCGCGACCCGCGGATCGGCATCATCCCCCCGCCCAAAAAAGGCCGCGTCATCGGCAAGCGCGCCAAATGAAATAATGACCGGCCGGGGTGTCCCGTTTGGTAGTTACGCGCCGGACGGGGCACGCTGCTAGTGGTCATTTACCGTGGTCGGGCGTCGGTCATCGCGGTTTTGCGACGAAGACTCGGAACGCGCCGGCGGATCGGAGCGCACCGGCGCCGGCGGCGTGTAAGCGGGTCGCGGCGCAGTGGAGCCGCCACCCGGGGAGGCCGGACGGTCTCGTCCCCCATCGCGCGAACCGCCGCCATCGCGTTTGCGGCCGCCATCATCGGGGTGGTTGCGCGCCCCGTTTCGCGGGTTGGGATTGTCCGGGTGATCACGGTCGCGCCACCGCGGCTGATCGGGATCCGGCCGTTTGTTGTCCCAGCGGGTGGGCACGGTGCGCGGGTGGTCGGGCTTGTCCCCGGGGCGATCGTCGGGCTTGTGATCGCGGCGCGGCGCGGGCCGGGTGTAATAGCCGTAGTTGTAGTCAAAGGGGTCGTAGTAGCCATAACGCGCCAAGCCGTCGTAGCCGGCGTTGTAGCCGTAGTAATCGTAGGGGTCGTAGTCATCCGGGCCCGG
Proteins encoded in this region:
- a CDS encoding class I SAM-dependent rRNA methyltransferase; translation: MSASLKLKPNATSRVLGGHPWVFANECEALLPAEHDGEVVECRDRTGRFLGTGIYNSKSQIVWRRLSRDRVTLDAAYLRAALTKAIDRRAEGEAGSPLPAGDVARSGVRALPFQRLVWSESDDLPGVVADQFGDTLVVQIQTLAMEKRAAALGDLLAELTGAKEIIFRNDANIRKLEGLPSEVHTRSGAAWAPRWVKIDGLDYWLDLQGGQKTGFYLDQRLQHAVVAKYAAGKRVLDAFCNQGSFALHCAKAGAASVLGLDSAFDAVGQAKKNADRNGLKAEFTGANVFDWFTAQRDAAPAWDLIILDPPPFAKSKSALEGALRGYKELNLRAMKSLMSGGVLATYTCSHHMQDAQLREILAEAAADAKRRVHVLEFCHQPADHPVLVTMPESEYLRGYILRVE
- a CDS encoding peptide chain release factor 3, with the translated sequence MSTPAQEIARRRTFAIISHPDAGKTTLTEKFLLYGNAIHLAGAVKDRKNQRATASDWMELEKQRGISISSTVLQFDYAGCAVNLLDTPGHKDFSEDTYRVLTAVDAALMVIDAAKGVETQTRKLFEVCRRRGVPIFTFMNKCDRPTRSPIDLLDELENVLGLQSSPVIWPLGNGPTFKGVFDRRSKEVHLFERVPGGKFQAPVNVTSLDDDAVRSKLDDYTLEQVKDQLAMLDGAGHPFDLKAVQAGQQTPVYFGSAVNNFGIQLLLDGFLKDSVPPAPRKSVSITVPGFPQPTTAREVPVDDPKFSGFIFKIQANMDAKHRDRIAFCRICSGKFDRDMVVTHQRTGKSVRLSSSHKLFGRERETVDEAWPGDVIGLVGHSEFGIGDTLTQDRSICYDEIPRFPSEVFSYIANPNTGDSKKYRAGLEQLLQEGVVQSFTAKSAPSGATLLAAVGPLQFEVVQWRLQSEYGAESRLTPAPWTMLRWVEPHPLLKDPTRLIIATGVSFGADKFENPVVLFPNEWTMRYFQEKNPELKLHALPLEQTK
- a CDS encoding cyclic nucleotide-binding domain-containing protein, whose amino-acid sequence is MKIKLFNTDTEFVSYSAGQTVFREGDGGELMFAVIEGAVEIHIKGKLVETIEAGGVFGEMALIESRPRIATALVKTDAKLVPVDRKRFEFLVQQSPFFALQLMTIMAARLRRMDEKL
- a CDS encoding alpha/beta fold hydrolase, translated to MRLRLLALLGFACFAFLPAAEPAPAANVAPAIKQPVLVAVHGAWAGGWHFKKIAPLLEAKGWKVYRPSLSGLGEHFNTARTDIGLATHIDDIVNLILFEDLHDVILLGHSYGGMVITGVADRIPERIGRLVYLDACLPVDGESLLTLHKPGATFDLDKMTRDGFVIPDWVKPGKPFPIDVPHPRKTFTDPIALKNQAAAAKIPATYILTVDKGKQPEEDDFYAASERARARGWPVIIMEADHNPQWHQPEALANLLLDLH
- the eno gene encoding phosphopyruvate hydratase; this translates as MNTTITAITAREIIDSRGNPTVEVDVKLASGAFGRAAVPSGASTGEHEAIELRDGDKARYGGKGTLKAVANVKGKIAPALLGFDAFDQLGVDRAMLKLDGTPTKSKLGANAILGVSLATAKAAAAASGVPLYKYLGGPNAKVLPVPLMNIMNGGAHSDAPIDFQEFMIVPRNFDTFAEALRAGAEVFHSLKKVLKSKGLQTAVGDEGGFAPNLASTTDALDAIAEAVKGAGYKLGKDIFLALDVASSEFYVKESKTYVFKKSDGRSFTGDQFVSYYKDLVAKYPIVSIEDGCAENDWTTWKKLTDAIGSKVQLVGDDLFVTNVAFLQKGIDTGTANSILVKVNQIGSLTETLDAIELAQKNKYTTIISHRSGETEDVTIADIAVATNAGQIKTGSASRTDRVAKYNQLLRIEEELGASAIYGGRI